In Brassica rapa cultivar Chiifu-401-42 chromosome A06, CAAS_Brap_v3.01, whole genome shotgun sequence, a single window of DNA contains:
- the LOC103871833 gene encoding ubiquitin-like-specific protease 1C isoform X3 — protein sequence MKRQKVIELDRVETPTKSFNIDWDNVLVDEGVPDLEIVDKTPPPHEPTFSGDDSAVCVKSLKESELDDYLKRQRSLLASFADKLPDKGERIRSRIGRLEYEKQRRLLRRAKSVRPLDTDECQILKSSATGSKEASRSTFVSHFSVNLKVEARPLKLFSEDLGRESWKGKAGGETATKQSNGWRSLPRLGKSRIGETNFYSGFKDPKGKREHDEASVSRKRKTKETSPYLLVDDDDEDEDVVGYDTPRELSCKASLSQRSSCRKKSDDKVINLDEEEPESPVVVEEALELPEGLPGDICYPLRDDPDLVQVSLDDLKCLSPRECLTSPVINFYIRFLQHQVFSANQTAADCHFFNTFFYKKLTEAVSYKGNDKEASFVRLRRWWKGFDLFRKSYIFIPIHEDLHWSLVIICIPDKEDESGLTILHLDSLGLHPTRSIFNNVKRFLIEEWSYLNQDASLPDLPISEKIWRDLPDRINEAEVKVPQQKNDFDCGLFVLLFIQRFIEDAPKRLKLQDLGMIHKKWFEPKEASALRIRIWNKLIELFLESNQTV from the exons ATGAAGAGGCAAAAAGTAATCGAGTTAGATCGTGTCGAGACGCCGACGAAGAGCTTCAACATAGATTGGGACAATGTTTTGGTCGACGAGGGAGTCCCCGACTTGGAGATCGTCGACAAAACCCCGCCGCCGCACGAGCCTACTTTCTCCGGCGACGATTCCGCCGTCTGCGTGAAATCCCTCAAGGAGAGCGAGCTCGACGATTATCTTAAGCGTCAGAGGTCGCTTCTCGCTTCTTTCGCCGACAAGTTACCGGACAAGGGCGAGAGAATCCGTTCCAGAATCGGAAGGCTCGAGTACGAGAAGCAGCGACGGTTGCTCCGCCGCGCCAAGTCGGTTCGTCCTTTg GATACGGACGAATGTCAGATCCTAAAAAGCTcag CTACAGGATCGAAAGAGGCGTCTCGGTCAACATTCGTTTCTCATTTTAGTGTTAATCTCAAA GTGGAGGCTCGACCACTGAAACTGTTTAGTGAAGATTTGGGACGCGAAAGCTGGAAAGGAAAGGCTGGTGGAGAGACGGCAACAAAGCAAAGCAATGGGTGGCGGTCGTTGCCGAGACTAGGAAAGTCTCGGATCGGTGAAACAAACTTTTATTCTGGATTTAAGGATCCAAAAGGGAAGCGAGAACACGATGAAGCTTCTgtaagtagaaaaagaaagacaaaGGAGACTTCCCCTTATTTGCtcgttgatgatgatgatgaagacgaAGACGTTGTTGGCTATGATACTCCTAG GGAGTTGAGCTGTAAAGCATCTCTATCACAGAGGTCAAGCTGCAGGAAG aAATCAGATGATAAAGTAATTAATTTGGATGAAGAGGAACCTGAGTCTCCAGTGGTAGTAGAGGAAGCACTTGAACTTCCTGAAGG GTTACCGGGAGATATTTGCTACCCATTAAG GGATGACCCAGACCTTGTTCAAGTGTCTCTTGATGATCTTAAATGCCTTTCACCTCGAGAATGTCTTACATCTCCAGTTATAAATTTCTACATCAG GTTCTTGCAGCACCAGGTTTTCTCAGCGAATCAGACAGCTGCTGATTGCCATTTCTTTAACACATTTTTTTACAAGAAGCTCACAGAAGCTGTTTCATACAAG GGTAACGACAAGGAAGCATCTTTTGTGAGGTTGAGACGGTGGTGGAAAGGTTTTGATCTATTCcgtaaatcatatatatttataccaaTTCATGAGGA TCTCCACTGGAGCTTGGTGATCATTTGCATCCCAGACAAGGAGGACGAATCGGGTTTGACTATACTCCACTTGGATTCGTTGGGACTTCATCCAACAAGATCAATTTTTAATAACGTCAAAAG GTTTCTGATTGAGGAATGGAGTTACCTGAATCAAGATGCTTCTCTACCGGATTTACCAATCTCAGAAAAGATATGGAGAGACCTTCCAGATAGGATCAACGAAGCTGAAGTGAAG GTTCCGCAGCAAAAGAATGATTTCGACTGTGGTCTGTTTGTGCTCTTGTTTATACAACGGTTCATCGAAGATGCTCCTAAGAGGTTGAAACTGCAGGATCTGGGAATG ATTCACAAGAAGTGGTTTGAACCCAAAGAAGCCTCCGCTTTGAGGATCAGAATCTGGAACAAACTCATTGAGCTATTCCTTGAGAGTAATCAAACAGTTTAA
- the LOC103871833 gene encoding ubiquitin-like-specific protease 1C isoform X6 produces MKRQKVIELDRVETPTKSFNIDWDNVLVDEGVPDLEIVDKTPPPHEPTFSGDDSAVCVKSLKESELDDYLKRQRSLLASFADKLPDKGERIRSRIGRLEYEKQRRLLRRAKSDTDECQILKSSGSKEASRSTFVSHFSVNLKVEARPLKLFSEDLGRESWKGKAGGETATKQSNGWRSLPRLGKSRIGETNFYSGFKDPKGKREHDEASVSRKRKTKETSPYLLVDDDDEDEDVVGYDTPRELSCKASLSQRSSCRKKSDDKVINLDEEEPESPVVVEEALELPEGLPGDICYPLRDDPDLVQVSLDDLKCLSPRECLTSPVINFYIRFLQHQVFSANQTAADCHFFNTFFYKKLTEAVSYKGNDKEASFVRLRRWWKGFDLFRKSYIFIPIHEDLHWSLVIICIPDKEDESGLTILHLDSLGLHPTRSIFNNVKRFLIEEWSYLNQDASLPDLPISEKIWRDLPDRINEAEVKVPQQKNDFDCGLFVLLFIQRFIEDAPKRLKLQDLGMIHKKWFEPKEASALRIRIWNKLIELFLESNQTV; encoded by the exons ATGAAGAGGCAAAAAGTAATCGAGTTAGATCGTGTCGAGACGCCGACGAAGAGCTTCAACATAGATTGGGACAATGTTTTGGTCGACGAGGGAGTCCCCGACTTGGAGATCGTCGACAAAACCCCGCCGCCGCACGAGCCTACTTTCTCCGGCGACGATTCCGCCGTCTGCGTGAAATCCCTCAAGGAGAGCGAGCTCGACGATTATCTTAAGCGTCAGAGGTCGCTTCTCGCTTCTTTCGCCGACAAGTTACCGGACAAGGGCGAGAGAATCCGTTCCAGAATCGGAAGGCTCGAGTACGAGAAGCAGCGACGGTTGCTCCGCCGCGCCAAGTCG GATACGGACGAATGTCAGATCCTAAAAAGCTcag GATCGAAAGAGGCGTCTCGGTCAACATTCGTTTCTCATTTTAGTGTTAATCTCAAA GTGGAGGCTCGACCACTGAAACTGTTTAGTGAAGATTTGGGACGCGAAAGCTGGAAAGGAAAGGCTGGTGGAGAGACGGCAACAAAGCAAAGCAATGGGTGGCGGTCGTTGCCGAGACTAGGAAAGTCTCGGATCGGTGAAACAAACTTTTATTCTGGATTTAAGGATCCAAAAGGGAAGCGAGAACACGATGAAGCTTCTgtaagtagaaaaagaaagacaaaGGAGACTTCCCCTTATTTGCtcgttgatgatgatgatgaagacgaAGACGTTGTTGGCTATGATACTCCTAG GGAGTTGAGCTGTAAAGCATCTCTATCACAGAGGTCAAGCTGCAGGAAG aAATCAGATGATAAAGTAATTAATTTGGATGAAGAGGAACCTGAGTCTCCAGTGGTAGTAGAGGAAGCACTTGAACTTCCTGAAGG GTTACCGGGAGATATTTGCTACCCATTAAG GGATGACCCAGACCTTGTTCAAGTGTCTCTTGATGATCTTAAATGCCTTTCACCTCGAGAATGTCTTACATCTCCAGTTATAAATTTCTACATCAG GTTCTTGCAGCACCAGGTTTTCTCAGCGAATCAGACAGCTGCTGATTGCCATTTCTTTAACACATTTTTTTACAAGAAGCTCACAGAAGCTGTTTCATACAAG GGTAACGACAAGGAAGCATCTTTTGTGAGGTTGAGACGGTGGTGGAAAGGTTTTGATCTATTCcgtaaatcatatatatttataccaaTTCATGAGGA TCTCCACTGGAGCTTGGTGATCATTTGCATCCCAGACAAGGAGGACGAATCGGGTTTGACTATACTCCACTTGGATTCGTTGGGACTTCATCCAACAAGATCAATTTTTAATAACGTCAAAAG GTTTCTGATTGAGGAATGGAGTTACCTGAATCAAGATGCTTCTCTACCGGATTTACCAATCTCAGAAAAGATATGGAGAGACCTTCCAGATAGGATCAACGAAGCTGAAGTGAAG GTTCCGCAGCAAAAGAATGATTTCGACTGTGGTCTGTTTGTGCTCTTGTTTATACAACGGTTCATCGAAGATGCTCCTAAGAGGTTGAAACTGCAGGATCTGGGAATG ATTCACAAGAAGTGGTTTGAACCCAAAGAAGCCTCCGCTTTGAGGATCAGAATCTGGAACAAACTCATTGAGCTATTCCTTGAGAGTAATCAAACAGTTTAA
- the LOC103871833 gene encoding ubiquitin-like-specific protease 1C isoform X5, with translation MKRQKVIELDRVETPTKSFNIDWDNVLVDEGVPDLEIVDKTPPPHEPTFSGDDSAVCVKSLKESELDDYLKRQRSLLASFADKLPDKGERIRSRIGRLEYEKQRRLLRRAKSDTDECQILKSSATGSKEASRSTFVSHFSVNLKVEARPLKLFSEDLGRESWKGKAGGETATKQSNGWRSLPRLGKSRIGETNFYSGFKDPKGKREHDEASVSRKRKTKETSPYLLVDDDDEDEDVVGYDTPRELSCKASLSQRSSCRKKSDDKVINLDEEEPESPVVVEEALELPEGLPGDICYPLRDDPDLVQVSLDDLKCLSPRECLTSPVINFYIRFLQHQVFSANQTAADCHFFNTFFYKKLTEAVSYKGNDKEASFVRLRRWWKGFDLFRKSYIFIPIHEDLHWSLVIICIPDKEDESGLTILHLDSLGLHPTRSIFNNVKRFLIEEWSYLNQDASLPDLPISEKIWRDLPDRINEAEVKVPQQKNDFDCGLFVLLFIQRFIEDAPKRLKLQDLGMIHKKWFEPKEASALRIRIWNKLIELFLESNQTV, from the exons ATGAAGAGGCAAAAAGTAATCGAGTTAGATCGTGTCGAGACGCCGACGAAGAGCTTCAACATAGATTGGGACAATGTTTTGGTCGACGAGGGAGTCCCCGACTTGGAGATCGTCGACAAAACCCCGCCGCCGCACGAGCCTACTTTCTCCGGCGACGATTCCGCCGTCTGCGTGAAATCCCTCAAGGAGAGCGAGCTCGACGATTATCTTAAGCGTCAGAGGTCGCTTCTCGCTTCTTTCGCCGACAAGTTACCGGACAAGGGCGAGAGAATCCGTTCCAGAATCGGAAGGCTCGAGTACGAGAAGCAGCGACGGTTGCTCCGCCGCGCCAAGTCG GATACGGACGAATGTCAGATCCTAAAAAGCTcag CTACAGGATCGAAAGAGGCGTCTCGGTCAACATTCGTTTCTCATTTTAGTGTTAATCTCAAA GTGGAGGCTCGACCACTGAAACTGTTTAGTGAAGATTTGGGACGCGAAAGCTGGAAAGGAAAGGCTGGTGGAGAGACGGCAACAAAGCAAAGCAATGGGTGGCGGTCGTTGCCGAGACTAGGAAAGTCTCGGATCGGTGAAACAAACTTTTATTCTGGATTTAAGGATCCAAAAGGGAAGCGAGAACACGATGAAGCTTCTgtaagtagaaaaagaaagacaaaGGAGACTTCCCCTTATTTGCtcgttgatgatgatgatgaagacgaAGACGTTGTTGGCTATGATACTCCTAG GGAGTTGAGCTGTAAAGCATCTCTATCACAGAGGTCAAGCTGCAGGAAG aAATCAGATGATAAAGTAATTAATTTGGATGAAGAGGAACCTGAGTCTCCAGTGGTAGTAGAGGAAGCACTTGAACTTCCTGAAGG GTTACCGGGAGATATTTGCTACCCATTAAG GGATGACCCAGACCTTGTTCAAGTGTCTCTTGATGATCTTAAATGCCTTTCACCTCGAGAATGTCTTACATCTCCAGTTATAAATTTCTACATCAG GTTCTTGCAGCACCAGGTTTTCTCAGCGAATCAGACAGCTGCTGATTGCCATTTCTTTAACACATTTTTTTACAAGAAGCTCACAGAAGCTGTTTCATACAAG GGTAACGACAAGGAAGCATCTTTTGTGAGGTTGAGACGGTGGTGGAAAGGTTTTGATCTATTCcgtaaatcatatatatttataccaaTTCATGAGGA TCTCCACTGGAGCTTGGTGATCATTTGCATCCCAGACAAGGAGGACGAATCGGGTTTGACTATACTCCACTTGGATTCGTTGGGACTTCATCCAACAAGATCAATTTTTAATAACGTCAAAAG GTTTCTGATTGAGGAATGGAGTTACCTGAATCAAGATGCTTCTCTACCGGATTTACCAATCTCAGAAAAGATATGGAGAGACCTTCCAGATAGGATCAACGAAGCTGAAGTGAAG GTTCCGCAGCAAAAGAATGATTTCGACTGTGGTCTGTTTGTGCTCTTGTTTATACAACGGTTCATCGAAGATGCTCCTAAGAGGTTGAAACTGCAGGATCTGGGAATG ATTCACAAGAAGTGGTTTGAACCCAAAGAAGCCTCCGCTTTGAGGATCAGAATCTGGAACAAACTCATTGAGCTATTCCTTGAGAGTAATCAAACAGTTTAA
- the LOC103871833 gene encoding ubiquitin-like-specific protease 1C isoform X1 gives MKRQKVIELDRVETPTKSFNIDWDNVLVDEGVPDLEIVDKTPPPHEPTFSGDDSAVCVKSLKESELDDYLKRQRSLLASFADKLPDKGERIRSRIGRLEYEKQRRLLRRAKSVRPLDTDECQILKSSDVCKKANTATGSKEASRSTFVSHFSVNLKVEARPLKLFSEDLGRESWKGKAGGETATKQSNGWRSLPRLGKSRIGETNFYSGFKDPKGKREHDEASVSRKRKTKETSPYLLVDDDDEDEDVVGYDTPRELSCKASLSQRSSCRKKSDDKVINLDEEEPESPVVVEEALELPEGLPGDICYPLRDDPDLVQVSLDDLKCLSPRECLTSPVINFYIRFLQHQVFSANQTAADCHFFNTFFYKKLTEAVSYKGNDKEASFVRLRRWWKGFDLFRKSYIFIPIHEDLHWSLVIICIPDKEDESGLTILHLDSLGLHPTRSIFNNVKRFLIEEWSYLNQDASLPDLPISEKIWRDLPDRINEAEVKVPQQKNDFDCGLFVLLFIQRFIEDAPKRLKLQDLGMIHKKWFEPKEASALRIRIWNKLIELFLESNQTV, from the exons ATGAAGAGGCAAAAAGTAATCGAGTTAGATCGTGTCGAGACGCCGACGAAGAGCTTCAACATAGATTGGGACAATGTTTTGGTCGACGAGGGAGTCCCCGACTTGGAGATCGTCGACAAAACCCCGCCGCCGCACGAGCCTACTTTCTCCGGCGACGATTCCGCCGTCTGCGTGAAATCCCTCAAGGAGAGCGAGCTCGACGATTATCTTAAGCGTCAGAGGTCGCTTCTCGCTTCTTTCGCCGACAAGTTACCGGACAAGGGCGAGAGAATCCGTTCCAGAATCGGAAGGCTCGAGTACGAGAAGCAGCGACGGTTGCTCCGCCGCGCCAAGTCGGTTCGTCCTTTg GATACGGACGAATGTCAGATCCTAAAAAGCTcag ATGTGTGTAAGAAAGCGAATACAGCTACAGGATCGAAAGAGGCGTCTCGGTCAACATTCGTTTCTCATTTTAGTGTTAATCTCAAA GTGGAGGCTCGACCACTGAAACTGTTTAGTGAAGATTTGGGACGCGAAAGCTGGAAAGGAAAGGCTGGTGGAGAGACGGCAACAAAGCAAAGCAATGGGTGGCGGTCGTTGCCGAGACTAGGAAAGTCTCGGATCGGTGAAACAAACTTTTATTCTGGATTTAAGGATCCAAAAGGGAAGCGAGAACACGATGAAGCTTCTgtaagtagaaaaagaaagacaaaGGAGACTTCCCCTTATTTGCtcgttgatgatgatgatgaagacgaAGACGTTGTTGGCTATGATACTCCTAG GGAGTTGAGCTGTAAAGCATCTCTATCACAGAGGTCAAGCTGCAGGAAG aAATCAGATGATAAAGTAATTAATTTGGATGAAGAGGAACCTGAGTCTCCAGTGGTAGTAGAGGAAGCACTTGAACTTCCTGAAGG GTTACCGGGAGATATTTGCTACCCATTAAG GGATGACCCAGACCTTGTTCAAGTGTCTCTTGATGATCTTAAATGCCTTTCACCTCGAGAATGTCTTACATCTCCAGTTATAAATTTCTACATCAG GTTCTTGCAGCACCAGGTTTTCTCAGCGAATCAGACAGCTGCTGATTGCCATTTCTTTAACACATTTTTTTACAAGAAGCTCACAGAAGCTGTTTCATACAAG GGTAACGACAAGGAAGCATCTTTTGTGAGGTTGAGACGGTGGTGGAAAGGTTTTGATCTATTCcgtaaatcatatatatttataccaaTTCATGAGGA TCTCCACTGGAGCTTGGTGATCATTTGCATCCCAGACAAGGAGGACGAATCGGGTTTGACTATACTCCACTTGGATTCGTTGGGACTTCATCCAACAAGATCAATTTTTAATAACGTCAAAAG GTTTCTGATTGAGGAATGGAGTTACCTGAATCAAGATGCTTCTCTACCGGATTTACCAATCTCAGAAAAGATATGGAGAGACCTTCCAGATAGGATCAACGAAGCTGAAGTGAAG GTTCCGCAGCAAAAGAATGATTTCGACTGTGGTCTGTTTGTGCTCTTGTTTATACAACGGTTCATCGAAGATGCTCCTAAGAGGTTGAAACTGCAGGATCTGGGAATG ATTCACAAGAAGTGGTTTGAACCCAAAGAAGCCTCCGCTTTGAGGATCAGAATCTGGAACAAACTCATTGAGCTATTCCTTGAGAGTAATCAAACAGTTTAA
- the LOC103871833 gene encoding ubiquitin-like-specific protease 1C isoform X4, which yields MKRQKVIELDRVETPTKSFNIDWDNVLVDEGVPDLEIVDKTPPPHEPTFSGDDSAVCVKSLKESELDDYLKRQRSLLASFADKLPDKGERIRSRIGRLEYEKQRRLLRRAKSVRPLDTDECQILKSSGSKEASRSTFVSHFSVNLKVEARPLKLFSEDLGRESWKGKAGGETATKQSNGWRSLPRLGKSRIGETNFYSGFKDPKGKREHDEASVSRKRKTKETSPYLLVDDDDEDEDVVGYDTPRELSCKASLSQRSSCRKKSDDKVINLDEEEPESPVVVEEALELPEGLPGDICYPLRDDPDLVQVSLDDLKCLSPRECLTSPVINFYIRFLQHQVFSANQTAADCHFFNTFFYKKLTEAVSYKGNDKEASFVRLRRWWKGFDLFRKSYIFIPIHEDLHWSLVIICIPDKEDESGLTILHLDSLGLHPTRSIFNNVKRFLIEEWSYLNQDASLPDLPISEKIWRDLPDRINEAEVKVPQQKNDFDCGLFVLLFIQRFIEDAPKRLKLQDLGMIHKKWFEPKEASALRIRIWNKLIELFLESNQTV from the exons ATGAAGAGGCAAAAAGTAATCGAGTTAGATCGTGTCGAGACGCCGACGAAGAGCTTCAACATAGATTGGGACAATGTTTTGGTCGACGAGGGAGTCCCCGACTTGGAGATCGTCGACAAAACCCCGCCGCCGCACGAGCCTACTTTCTCCGGCGACGATTCCGCCGTCTGCGTGAAATCCCTCAAGGAGAGCGAGCTCGACGATTATCTTAAGCGTCAGAGGTCGCTTCTCGCTTCTTTCGCCGACAAGTTACCGGACAAGGGCGAGAGAATCCGTTCCAGAATCGGAAGGCTCGAGTACGAGAAGCAGCGACGGTTGCTCCGCCGCGCCAAGTCGGTTCGTCCTTTg GATACGGACGAATGTCAGATCCTAAAAAGCTcag GATCGAAAGAGGCGTCTCGGTCAACATTCGTTTCTCATTTTAGTGTTAATCTCAAA GTGGAGGCTCGACCACTGAAACTGTTTAGTGAAGATTTGGGACGCGAAAGCTGGAAAGGAAAGGCTGGTGGAGAGACGGCAACAAAGCAAAGCAATGGGTGGCGGTCGTTGCCGAGACTAGGAAAGTCTCGGATCGGTGAAACAAACTTTTATTCTGGATTTAAGGATCCAAAAGGGAAGCGAGAACACGATGAAGCTTCTgtaagtagaaaaagaaagacaaaGGAGACTTCCCCTTATTTGCtcgttgatgatgatgatgaagacgaAGACGTTGTTGGCTATGATACTCCTAG GGAGTTGAGCTGTAAAGCATCTCTATCACAGAGGTCAAGCTGCAGGAAG aAATCAGATGATAAAGTAATTAATTTGGATGAAGAGGAACCTGAGTCTCCAGTGGTAGTAGAGGAAGCACTTGAACTTCCTGAAGG GTTACCGGGAGATATTTGCTACCCATTAAG GGATGACCCAGACCTTGTTCAAGTGTCTCTTGATGATCTTAAATGCCTTTCACCTCGAGAATGTCTTACATCTCCAGTTATAAATTTCTACATCAG GTTCTTGCAGCACCAGGTTTTCTCAGCGAATCAGACAGCTGCTGATTGCCATTTCTTTAACACATTTTTTTACAAGAAGCTCACAGAAGCTGTTTCATACAAG GGTAACGACAAGGAAGCATCTTTTGTGAGGTTGAGACGGTGGTGGAAAGGTTTTGATCTATTCcgtaaatcatatatatttataccaaTTCATGAGGA TCTCCACTGGAGCTTGGTGATCATTTGCATCCCAGACAAGGAGGACGAATCGGGTTTGACTATACTCCACTTGGATTCGTTGGGACTTCATCCAACAAGATCAATTTTTAATAACGTCAAAAG GTTTCTGATTGAGGAATGGAGTTACCTGAATCAAGATGCTTCTCTACCGGATTTACCAATCTCAGAAAAGATATGGAGAGACCTTCCAGATAGGATCAACGAAGCTGAAGTGAAG GTTCCGCAGCAAAAGAATGATTTCGACTGTGGTCTGTTTGTGCTCTTGTTTATACAACGGTTCATCGAAGATGCTCCTAAGAGGTTGAAACTGCAGGATCTGGGAATG ATTCACAAGAAGTGGTTTGAACCCAAAGAAGCCTCCGCTTTGAGGATCAGAATCTGGAACAAACTCATTGAGCTATTCCTTGAGAGTAATCAAACAGTTTAA
- the LOC103871833 gene encoding ubiquitin-like-specific protease 1C isoform X2: MKRQKVIELDRVETPTKSFNIDWDNVLVDEGVPDLEIVDKTPPPHEPTFSGDDSAVCVKSLKESELDDYLKRQRSLLASFADKLPDKGERIRSRIGRLEYEKQRRLLRRAKSDTDECQILKSSDVCKKANTATGSKEASRSTFVSHFSVNLKVEARPLKLFSEDLGRESWKGKAGGETATKQSNGWRSLPRLGKSRIGETNFYSGFKDPKGKREHDEASVSRKRKTKETSPYLLVDDDDEDEDVVGYDTPRELSCKASLSQRSSCRKKSDDKVINLDEEEPESPVVVEEALELPEGLPGDICYPLRDDPDLVQVSLDDLKCLSPRECLTSPVINFYIRFLQHQVFSANQTAADCHFFNTFFYKKLTEAVSYKGNDKEASFVRLRRWWKGFDLFRKSYIFIPIHEDLHWSLVIICIPDKEDESGLTILHLDSLGLHPTRSIFNNVKRFLIEEWSYLNQDASLPDLPISEKIWRDLPDRINEAEVKVPQQKNDFDCGLFVLLFIQRFIEDAPKRLKLQDLGMIHKKWFEPKEASALRIRIWNKLIELFLESNQTV; this comes from the exons ATGAAGAGGCAAAAAGTAATCGAGTTAGATCGTGTCGAGACGCCGACGAAGAGCTTCAACATAGATTGGGACAATGTTTTGGTCGACGAGGGAGTCCCCGACTTGGAGATCGTCGACAAAACCCCGCCGCCGCACGAGCCTACTTTCTCCGGCGACGATTCCGCCGTCTGCGTGAAATCCCTCAAGGAGAGCGAGCTCGACGATTATCTTAAGCGTCAGAGGTCGCTTCTCGCTTCTTTCGCCGACAAGTTACCGGACAAGGGCGAGAGAATCCGTTCCAGAATCGGAAGGCTCGAGTACGAGAAGCAGCGACGGTTGCTCCGCCGCGCCAAGTCG GATACGGACGAATGTCAGATCCTAAAAAGCTcag ATGTGTGTAAGAAAGCGAATACAGCTACAGGATCGAAAGAGGCGTCTCGGTCAACATTCGTTTCTCATTTTAGTGTTAATCTCAAA GTGGAGGCTCGACCACTGAAACTGTTTAGTGAAGATTTGGGACGCGAAAGCTGGAAAGGAAAGGCTGGTGGAGAGACGGCAACAAAGCAAAGCAATGGGTGGCGGTCGTTGCCGAGACTAGGAAAGTCTCGGATCGGTGAAACAAACTTTTATTCTGGATTTAAGGATCCAAAAGGGAAGCGAGAACACGATGAAGCTTCTgtaagtagaaaaagaaagacaaaGGAGACTTCCCCTTATTTGCtcgttgatgatgatgatgaagacgaAGACGTTGTTGGCTATGATACTCCTAG GGAGTTGAGCTGTAAAGCATCTCTATCACAGAGGTCAAGCTGCAGGAAG aAATCAGATGATAAAGTAATTAATTTGGATGAAGAGGAACCTGAGTCTCCAGTGGTAGTAGAGGAAGCACTTGAACTTCCTGAAGG GTTACCGGGAGATATTTGCTACCCATTAAG GGATGACCCAGACCTTGTTCAAGTGTCTCTTGATGATCTTAAATGCCTTTCACCTCGAGAATGTCTTACATCTCCAGTTATAAATTTCTACATCAG GTTCTTGCAGCACCAGGTTTTCTCAGCGAATCAGACAGCTGCTGATTGCCATTTCTTTAACACATTTTTTTACAAGAAGCTCACAGAAGCTGTTTCATACAAG GGTAACGACAAGGAAGCATCTTTTGTGAGGTTGAGACGGTGGTGGAAAGGTTTTGATCTATTCcgtaaatcatatatatttataccaaTTCATGAGGA TCTCCACTGGAGCTTGGTGATCATTTGCATCCCAGACAAGGAGGACGAATCGGGTTTGACTATACTCCACTTGGATTCGTTGGGACTTCATCCAACAAGATCAATTTTTAATAACGTCAAAAG GTTTCTGATTGAGGAATGGAGTTACCTGAATCAAGATGCTTCTCTACCGGATTTACCAATCTCAGAAAAGATATGGAGAGACCTTCCAGATAGGATCAACGAAGCTGAAGTGAAG GTTCCGCAGCAAAAGAATGATTTCGACTGTGGTCTGTTTGTGCTCTTGTTTATACAACGGTTCATCGAAGATGCTCCTAAGAGGTTGAAACTGCAGGATCTGGGAATG ATTCACAAGAAGTGGTTTGAACCCAAAGAAGCCTCCGCTTTGAGGATCAGAATCTGGAACAAACTCATTGAGCTATTCCTTGAGAGTAATCAAACAGTTTAA